CACAGCCCTGTTGATTTATACACAGTAGTGACAAGAAGTAAATTCACAGTAAAATGTCATAAATACAGTACTAAGGTTCACTCAGTCGAGTAACAAACAGATCGTCTAATTGCAAATGCAAATGGGACAAATGCCTGCAGTAAAAATAGGAGCGCACACAGTGCTCGCTGACTCAGGGCTTTCATGACTGAAGTTCAACATCTCAGTTAACCATGTGAGTCACCCAAACCTTTGGACTTGATAGAGACGACTGATAAGATTCATAACAGTTTGGTAGATAGAGTAATTTGATTTTGATAAGATCTTTACCAATCCTGTATTTTGAATACAGAAGGTTGGTCAACTGACCTGCAGTAAAGATTCATTTTCTCATAAAAATACTGCAAAcgtgaaaatgtttctccagAACTGAAGGAATACTTTGACTGAATCATTGGGGAGTCTAATACACTGACTCAGATTAAAACCctcatttaatttcaatatTCAGACATTATTGCCTTTATTAGAATATAACAGTTATGTTTTGGTTTACAATCTAAGCAGATTAAGGTATTAGCAGGATTGAGTTCTGTCAGTTTACAGAATGAAACACTCACACAAGCAGTCCTGAGATTGTGATAACAtcccaaagaaaagaaaatgtcagCTATGGTAGTATGTGGCATATATTTTAAGATGCATACATTAGGGTCCCTTGCAGGGTTCCCAATAGAGCAGGCTCCTCCTACCACCCACCAGAGCACTGAGAAATGTCACTAGGTAATAATTGCCATGGGGATGGCAGAGCCTGCCGAAGCTGGGGGCGGTTTGACTGAGGTCCATCATTGAGGTGTGAGGCCTGTCACGCACCAGCATCTTCCAAACGAAACGCAGCATTAATCCGTGACAGGATGGATTTGATTTGAACTTAACAAATTATTCCTTCATCCATCTATTTAGTTATctgtttacttatttattcagtCATTCGTTCTGATGAAGGTCATACCACTGCTTTGGCCTTTTATGTTCAAACGTTACCTTAAGGTCAGAGTGTTTGAACTGCATCCTCCCGCCAACCCTCTTTGCTATGGGATACCAACGGAAAGTCAAAAGAttagagcacacacacacacacacacaagtagaGTACAAAACGTATAGTATCAGAACACAGTGCTTAAAAATAAGCTATACAGACCACggatgttaaagctgcagtctgcaactctttttcaagcataatccctggaactgtccggggattctgaaagtagtacattaaataccccaatacaaaaaaaaaaatttgttctcTAGGTcacctatatgtcccgctaggtccctccaaagccagcaggtttgtttacaaaattgcagaccggaccggtaaaaggtaaccaatcaggttacgagctgggctctgctgcctgtcaatcaccgattgtgcacgtgcgatacaaggtaggctcgtccccacgcttatttatctggactattgaacttcattacgggctagtctacttactgtgtcttccatgatcgcaaatgacaggtgaggtgatgaatgaggagtcgtgtacgcgcatctggcgtgcacgtagacgtgcacgagttctcatgtgttttgatggggcgggacaggaaattgaataactttttatttttcagttaaaaaataagcatttcttgcattttgcgactacggaagtcaccgttttcaacttcaagcgttctgatagatcatgtaaactcttaaaatgccaaaaattaggactttatgtatgacaacaacaaatcctgcagactgcagctttaagtaaaTAATCATAATATGTGTGGCTTAGTGGATAAAATTAGGAGCTTGCATCCAAAATGTTTTGCAAACATAGAAACTCTTTATTACAACAATGTCTCTCACTCAGGTTTAAGCCATATTTTTGCTTTTCcgcgtttgtttttttttttgtttatttttcccaAAGCACATTCATATCATTGCAGTGCGGTGgaagtcattctttattttaatCACAGCATTAAAAAAACGATCTCTGATCAAATGCAAACCCTTACAACAAATGTTCAACATCATTCACAGTTTGGGAGATTTAGATGAGATGACAAGAAGGTGTCAAGCTCAGCAAGCTATTGATTTTTGATTGCCATTTTCACAAAAACACCCTCtgagaaaaatattttaaaaacccTGTTTTACGCAATTTATAAGAAAGACGCTTTGTGTCAGTCGGCCAtgttcatatatacatatatatgtttcATCCTATGTATCCCCAACAGTTTGCTATAAAATACCACTTCAACACATCATCAAGCTGAAAAACTTTACAAAGTCTGCCCCTTTAGTTCTAATAAAACCTTAACACGCAATGTCTCTCTGTTTTAGTCTCCTCGTAATATTGATagtttgcagaaaacattcCTGACGGAACAAGCATGAGTATGAGATTTTATTTTCCGCAGGTACCATAAAAACCCTGTTGAGCAAGGTAATCAAATCGATTTACATGAATTCTTTttcaggataaaaaaaaaaatccccacagCCGGAAAACACAATGAAATCAGTTACTGcatacttgtaaaaaaaaaaaaaaaaaaaaagaaaggtcaTGAATTAAGTCACAAATCGCAAACATTCaccaatagaaaagaaaaatgcacgCACTGAGTATCATACACAACCCAAACTTACAGTTTTACAAAACATAACACACAGTTAAGTACATTAAACAATGTGAGGAGTAGAATCGCATTGTAATCTGATGCAGTGCATCAAGAGAATACTGTTTTTTAAGATCTATATCCAAATACACTGATAAATACACCACGTGGCAGAGAGCTTGATGACCCTAAAGTGGAGTTATGGAGTCAGTCTTCCCCATAAACCGTGTCCCATTGGCCCAAGCCTGCTTTTAGAAGATTAAAGAAGGATGTGTTTGGAAAGAAAGCTTTATCTGTAAACAACTTGCAGCAATTCCATGAGAGATGAGGCTGTACACATCCTAATTTAATGTAATAAGATTGGAATAAAGATTAGAACTGGCACTGTCAGCTGATGAAAGCTGAACAACTTATCAACACTAgtcattttctgtattttattgctGTCAGAATTTAACTTTACTTAGAAATGACTGACTTGCCAGAGTGTCAGACAtgaaaaatgtttgtgtgtAGAACTTTTTAATCCTCATTACTTAAAGCTGATGGCGGTTAACCTAAAAAGGTAACCAGAACATAACGGCACAATAATGCAGTTATTTTAGAGGAGGTGTTGATGTGTGTCCCCTAATATGAGTTCAAAAGGGATGTCCCAAGACATTTGATTTAGAAAAATAACGTTCAGTTCTcgttaaaaaaatcaaaccccTCATTAAAGTTATGTATATACTTTTACATGTTATAGCCATATGAAATCGCTGAGTCATTTACTGCGCGGAGTGGAGTGATTGTGTGAAAATTGGCCTTTTTTTAGATGTCGGTTAAATTTTCACAAGCAACACTTAAAATACATCCCAACTGTATCGCACTGACTGTGTTTCATGATTGGGGTGAAAACCTGATGAGGCAAAGTGCAGGGATTCATGGATGCATTTAAAAGTCTTTCAAATAAACTGAGCAACCTGGTGAACAGCTTTTAACAGAAGTGTAAATTCATTTTCCTGAAACACTTTGTATCTTCAGATGTATTTTCtagaatataaagacatcaaaaacTTAATTGTCTGCATATACGTGGTTGTTTTTCGCCTGTTCATTCTCAATGAAGTCTGAAGTCTCTTCTGCAATTTGTCCAGGTATACGGAAATCAATGGGTATGGGCTGTGCAGGCTCAGCTGGCTGGGACTGAGTCACAGGGCAGCATGCTTCCCCCTTTGGACTGGAAGTGCTGCGAGAGTTTTGAGGATCCAGGTTGCAACCGGTACCCTGTAGAAACTGGAGAAAATTCTCCTCTATGGATCCTTCACGACTTGGCAGTCTGTCCTCCACTTCGAACCCTGCCCTGCGAAACAAACAAGGCAGATGTTTGCCCAGCTCCTCTCGGATCTGTCTGTTGAGACAGCCGTAGAAGAAGGGGTTGGAGGTGAAGCAGAAGTAGCCAATCCAGGTGACCACCTCCTCCAGAGAGGCCAGTGCAGCAGGTGGGCTGGCAGCCAGTGCTGAATACAGGTGGAAAGTAAAGTAAGGTAGCCAGCAACAAAGGAATTGTCCACCAACAGCTGCCAACACTGCTGCCGCCTTTCCTCCTCCAAAGGAACGCTGTGGAGTTGCTCTatctgtccctgtccctgtcccagaACTGGTTACCATAGTGGAACGGCTGCTGAGTGACTCTGAACGCTGGCGACGAGGTGTATCCATCCAAGTAGGCAGTGGTCCGTGGTGCATGGCAGCTACCCGAGCCACTTTGAACATGTTGCAGTAGACAACTAGAATGACTAGTAGAGGACACAGGAAATATACCA
The Odontesthes bonariensis isolate fOdoBon6 chromosome 3, fOdoBon6.hap1, whole genome shotgun sequence DNA segment above includes these coding regions:
- the LOC142377161 gene encoding G-protein coupled receptor 61-like, with the translated sequence MEPTWNSSHTPPQSTSNMSASSLPEGWALSQSLALLAMLLMDLVAVVGNAAVMAVIAKAPQLHKFAFVFHLCLVDLLAALVLMPLGMLSSRAFFGEALCRSYLFLSVCLVSAAILSISVINVERYYYIIHPMRYEVKMTVGLVTSVLVGIWVKALAMSALPLLAWFLQGGRAPLLENSGVGGGGGGAVPSPPAQGHRRCSLHWTGGGSNRLAFMVLFTLVYFLCPLLVILVVYCNMFKVARVAAMHHGPLPTWMDTPRRQRSESLSSRSTMVTSSGTGTGTDRATPQRSFGGGKAAAVLAAVGGQFLCCWLPYFTFHLYSALAASPPAALASLEEVVTWIGYFCFTSNPFFYGCLNRQIREELGKHLPCLFRRAGFEVEDRLPSREGSIEENFLQFLQGTGCNLDPQNSRSTSSPKGEACCPVTQSQPAEPAQPIPIDFRIPGQIAEETSDFIENEQAKNNHVYADN